In the genome of Streptomyces sp. Tu 3180, the window TGGGAGGTGTTCACCACCTCCTCCGGACTGCGGGACGGCAGGGACGACGTCCTGCTCGTCGCCGAGCGCTCCGCGCCCGTCCGCTGTTCCCAGGGCATGCGGGTACTGCCGGATCACACACTCGGCGACCACCCACCGCTGGACGTCGTCCTCGTACCGGGTGGTTCCGGCGCCCGGGAGGTCGAGCCGTACAACGAGCGGGTGACCGGCTGGCTCACCGACACCGCCGCGCGCGCGACCTGGGTGGTCGGCGTCTGCACCGGGACCTTCCTGCTGCACGCCGCCGGCCCGGCCCGGACCCGCCGGGTCGCCACCCACTGGCAGTACGAGGAGGCGCTCGAAGGACGCGGCGACGTCACCGTCGTACGGGGCGCCCGCTACGTGGTCGACGGCAACCTGCTCACCAGCCAGGGCGTCTCCGCCGGCATCGACAGCGCCCTGTGGCTCGTCGGCCACCTGCACGGGCGTGAGCACGCCCGTGCCGTGCGCCGTGCCCTCCAGTACGACCCGGCACCTCCGTACCTGGCGGACGAGCCTCTCCTTCCCTCCGTGACCGACCGAGAAGTGGAGCACCGACCGAGATGAACCGCCGTACCCTCCTGCACGCCGGCACCGCGCTCGGGGCCGCGACACTGACGGCCGGCGCCGCCACCCGGGCCGACGCGGCGGTCTCCGCGGCTCCTGGGCGCGACCGTCCGTTACGTGTCCACGTCGTCATGTTCGACGGTGTGGAGGAACTCGATTTCGCCGCACCGTACGAGGTGTTCTCCGCCTCCGGTCACTTCGCCGAGCGGGAGGCGGAGGTCCGCTACGTCACGCTCGACGGTCCTCGTACCGTCGAGGCCGCCTACGGCACCAGGTTGCGCGTCGACAACGGGTGGGCCCCCGAGGGGGCGGACCTTCTCGTCGTCCCCGGCGGCGGGTACGCGCGCCGCGAGGACCCCGGAGTGTGGGCCGAGATCCGGCGGGGCTCCCTGCCGCGGGCCCTGGCCGCCGCGACCCGCCCGGGCCTGACCGTCAGCGCGCTGTGCACGGGCGTGATGCTGCTCTCCGCGGCCGGGCTGACCTCGGGACGCCCCTGCACCACCCATCACCGGGCACGGGCCGACCTGGAGCGGCAGGGGGGCGTGCTGAAGAACGCCCGCGTGGTCGACGACGGCGACCTGGTCACCGCCGGCGGGGTGACCTCCGGTCTGGACCTCGCCCTGTGGCTGGTGCGCCGGGAACTTGGCGCGGACGCCGCGGTCGGTCTGGAAGAGATGCTCGAGTACGAGGCCCGCGGCACGGTGTGGACAGCGCGGAGCAGTCGGTGAGCGGACGTCGCCGGTCGCGGTCCCGACACGGAGGCGTCCGGACGGACGGGGCGCGGACCGACTGGGGGCATGGGCCTGGAGGCGCCCGTGTCCCTGTGACAGCGAGGTTTCGGCTGCTGTGTCGGCTGGGGGAAGGGAGGCGGAGCAACCAGGTGCGCCCTGTGAAGTCTTCATGGCGGCTCCGGCCGGATATCGCCTCGGGGGGCTGCTCTGCCTTCAGCCGGACTTGTTGCCTCGCGACACATGCGCACCGTTGCTGCGGTGGCCCGTGCCCGGGAGGCTCCTGATGGCGTCAGACGCGAGGCCGGACGAAGACGGGGTGGCGGCACCTCCCGGACGGCAGCGGCCTTCCGGCGACCGCGTCGCTCTCCGCGGCGACCTGCGGTCCGCCCTGCCCGACGCCACCGCGGCGGTGGTGGTCACGGCGCTCGTGTTCGTGTTGCTGTGGGCGCACGGAGTCGGGCGAGTCGGACACGGTCGCGGTCATGCCGTTCATGGACGACCCCGGCACGTACGGGATGTACCTGCTCAGCCAGGCGTTCGGCTGGTCCGGGCTGCTGTGGGCCTGGGGCACGGTCATGCTCGGTCTGCTGCTGTCGGGGCCGCGTCCCACCCGGCTGCCGGTCCCCCGGCAGACCCTGGAGCGCTGGCACCGCACCACGAGCCTGACCACGATGGCCCTGAGGTCCGCGCACGCGCTGATGTTCGCGGCGGAACTCGTGCGCTGTGAGACGAGGGTGGCGTGGGCGGAGCGGTTGTGGGTGGCCTTCGCTGACACCTTCGTGCCGGGCTGGTACGACTCCGGAACCGGCCGGGTAGCCATCCCTCTCGGTCAGGGGGCCCTGTACCTGGCGGTTCCGTTGGGGCTGCTGTTCTACGTCCGGCACCGCCTCGGAGCGGACGCCTGGCGACGGCTGCACCGTTTCGTGATCGTCGTCCATGTGCTGAGCGTGTGGCACACGCTGCTGTACGGAACCAACGTCTGGTACGGGGAGTGGCCGCGTACCGTCCTGTGGCTGCTGCAACTGCCGGTCGCAGTGCTGCTGTTGCTCCGTCTACTGAGACCGGCCCGGCGGGCTGAACGGCTGGGCCGGCCGGCCGGGCGCGGGAACGCGGCCCGGCCGTGGTGGTGGGCACGGGCGGCAGGACGGGTCACCGCCGGAGCCGTCGTCGTCGGGCTCGTCGTCCTGGTGGTGTCCGGCCGCGACGGCGGACGGGACCGTCCGACCCATCCGCCCGCCACGGCCCCACACGCCCAGGAGACGGATTGACGGCCGGTGACAGGGCGACGGCGGAACGAGGAAGCCGGTGTGCGTGCGGCGCGGTCCCGCCACCGTGACCGGCGAGCGGTTCCCGACAGGCACTGCCCGCCACCGGCCGCTCGGCGGGAACATGGAACGCCCGCGTCGCTGCCGTCTCGCGCTGCCCGGGCGGTGTCGCCGGAGCGGGGCGCTCCGGGACAGTACGGCCGAAACCCGGTACCAGCCGTGTTCTGGCATGCCGGAGGCGTCAGGACAGGCGCCGACTGGCGGCTTTGACCAACTGATCGCTGGCGTCGATTGCGGTCTGCCGGAGAGCGGCGAGCTCATCGGCATCCATGGCCTGGCGGATGCCGAACGCTGCCCTTGCGGCGGCGGTGGCGACCTCTGCGAGATCGGGGACGAGCACCGGCACGGATACCAGCGGAGCGGTGACGGCTGACCTGGTGATGTGTGACTGGCTCCGGGCGGCAGCGAGGGTGTCGGCATCCGCTCCGGCCAGGCGCAGGTCCTCGCGGCGCCACATGGCGCGTCGGTGGTCGCCGATCGCAGCAACCAATGCGGTGACGGCTGCGAGCTGGGCGTCCCGACGCCGGTCGTCGCGTTCGGCGTCGCGGACGGAGCGGGTGGCGCGGGTCTGGAGTGCGCTGGTGACGATTCCGCCGAGCAGTGTGAGGAGCGCGTTTGGGCGCCATTTCACTTGGCGTGGTCTCGCGGCAGTCCGAGGCGATGACTGCTGCGCTTGTCGAGCGGATGGGCCGGAAGACCCGTGGACGTCGTTCCGGCGAGTGGTGCCGCCGGCGCCGGTTCACCCGCAGGGCGGAGGGCACCCTCGGCGAGGGGACCGCGAGGTGCTCGCCGCCGTCATCTTCGTGACCACCTCGGGCTGTACCTGGAACCGGCTGCCGCCGGTGTCCGGCACATCGTCGCCGACGCCCTCACCGACGACGACCTGGCCGTGCCCGGTGCCGCCGCGCCCGAACTGCCGGTCACCGCCGGGGCTGCGGGCCTCGCCGATCCGGGACAGCGGCGCGGTGCCGCCAGGAAGGCACCGAGCGGAATCCGTCCGGGTGCGCGAAAGCATCAACGGTAATGACATCCATTTTCATGTATCGTCTGTGGCGCACACCGCTCGTACTCGGAGGTCCCCATGGCCGTGCCCAAACGCAAGATGTCCCGCAGCAACACCAGGCACCGTCGCGCGCAGTGGAAGGCCACGACGCCTCAGCTGGTGACGGTCACGGTGGACGGGGTTCCGTACCGCGTGCCCCAGCGGCTGGCCAAGGCGTACGAGCGCGGTCTGCTCCGCCCCGGGGACTGACACCGCATGACCCACGCCCCCTCGCCGCGTCTGCCCGTCACCGTCCTGTCGGGGTTCCTCGGTGCCGGCAAGACCACCCTGCTCAACCACGTCCTCGCCAACCGCGAGGGCCTGCGCGTCGCCGTCATCGTCAACGACATGAGCGAGGTCAACATCGACGCCGCCCTGGTGCGCGGCGGCGAGGCGGCTCTCTCGCGCACCGAGGAACGCCTGGTCGAGATGACCAACGGGTGCATCTGCTGCACCCTGCGCGACGATCTGCTGGAAGAGGTGGACCGGCTGGCGCGCGAGGGGCGCTTCGACTACCTCCTCATCGAGTCCTCCGGCATCTCGGAGCCCATGCCGGTGGCCGCCACCTTCGCCTTCGCCCGAGACGACGGCGCCACCCTCGGCGATCTGGCCCGGCTGGACACGATGGTCACGGTCGTGGACGCCGCCAACTTCCTGCCGGAACTCGCCGGCGGCGACGAACTCGCCGAGCGGGGCCTGGACCAGTACCAGGACGACGAACGCACGGTCAGCGACCTGCTGATGGACCAGATCGAGTTCGCCGACGTCATCGTCCTCAACAAGCTCGACCTCGTCGACGCGGCGTCCGCCGACCGGCTGCGGGCCACCCTGGCACGCCTCAATCCCGCCGCCCGCATCGTGCCGGCCGTACGGGGCCGCGTGCCGCCCGCAGAGGTCCTGGGCACCGCTCGCTTCGACCTGGAGCGGGCACAACAGGCTCCGGGCTGGGTCAGGGAACTCAACGGCGACCACGTGCCCGAGACGGAGGAGTACGGCATCTCCTCGACCGTCTTCCGTTCCGCGGCGCCCTTCCATCCCGGGCGGCTGTGGACGTTCGTGACGGAGGCACTGGACAGCGGCGCTCACGGGCGGGTACTCCGGTCCAAGGGCTTCTTCACGCTGGCCAGCCGGCCGCGGGTGACGGGACTGTGGTCCCAGGCCGGTTCCGTGGCACGCTTCGAACCCTCCTCCGCGCGTGACGCCGACAGCCCTCACGCCCAGGAACTCGTGTTCATCGGCACCCACTTGAACGCGGAATCCCTGCGGGCGGCCCTGGCCGACTGCCTCATGCGGGAAGACGAGGCCCCGCCCGCCACCGATCCCTTCCCCGCCTGGGACACCTACGGCTTCGACGAGAGCTGCGCGCACGAGCACGACCCCCTCACCACCGTGACGGGGCACTGAAACTCCGGTCCGGACGGTGGTCGCGGCCACGGCACCGTCCGGCCCGGTACACCCCCGTGCCGGAGAGGCCGCTCATGGAGCAGGAGGAGCCGCGCCTGGGAACGGTGCGGGAAACACCCCTCATCCCGCTGTGCGCCCGCGCGGTGGAGAACCGCAAGGAACACGCCCTGCTGCGGGACGCGCGGGCCGAGGAGACCGTCGCCTCGACCGACTACGACTTCGGACGCTTCGACGACCTCCCCAGCCTCCCCGGCGCGCCGCGCACCCTTCTGTTCGACCGAGGGGTGACGGACTTCCTCTCCGAGCACCCCGACGGAACCGTGGTGGAGGTCGGCACCGGGCTCAACACGCGTTACGAACGCGTGGACAGGTGCTCCCCTGCCTCGGCACCGGCGACGACCTGGCCGAGGCGGGCCTCGCGGCCGCCGCCGGTGACCAGCTCAGGGTCGGCGACACCTGGGCCAGGCAGCTGGAGTACGCCCCCGTCCTCGCCGTCGTGGAGAGCGAGGGCGCCGACGACGAGGACCGCGCTCCTCACCCAGCTCCACCAAGGACGCCCGGGAGATGGCGCTCTGCCGTACTCGAGCCGGTGGGGGACGAGGACTCCGCCCGGCACCGCTCCTCACCGCGGAAAAGCCGAGCGCATGCGGAACGCACCCCCGGGTCGGGGATGCGTTCCGCGTTTCCTGCCAGGGCATCAGGAGCGGCCGGTGGCCCCCCATGGCCCCGGTGCCCCGCGTGACTGCTGCCTCCGGCATCGAGGCGACGGCCGGGTTCGGCCGCGCGCTCGACATCGGCAGCGGCGGTCGGCGCCCTGTGAGCGCGCACGTCGTCTCCGCCCACAGATTCTCCCGCAGATCCGGGGTGCCACGCCTCGCGACAGCGTGACGCGGGCGACGGTGACACGGTGGCCGTGTCCTGTGCGGGACCGAGGGGGCCTCGGTGGGAGGGGCTGCGCGCCGGACGCCTCCGGCGAGGTGGGATCACACTCGAACCACGGTCAGTCAGCGGTGAACCGCAGGTGCGGGGCGACGCTGCGGAGTTTCTCGCACGTCTCTTCGATCTCCCGTTCGGGGCTGGACTGGGCGGTGACCCCCGCGCCCGCGCGCAGCCATGTCCCGTCGCCCTCACCGATGAGGGTGCGCAGGACGAGGGCGGCGTCGAGGGCGCCGCCGGTGCTGCCCCGGAAGACCGCGCCGCCGTACAAGCCGCGGGGTCCTTGCTCGTGGCGGGCCAGGGCCTGGAGGGCGGCGCGTTTGGAGACGCCCGTGGCGGTGATCGCGGGGAACAGGGAGGCGAAGGCGTCCCACGGCCCGGCGTCCTCACGGAGGCGGCCGGTCACCCGCGACGCCAGGTGCTGCACCGGGCCGCGCGGCCGGACCGCCATGAACTCCTCGACCACCACGGAACCGGGCCGGCACACGGCGGCCATCTCGTCCCAGGCGAGGCGTACGGACACGGCGTGTTCGTGTATCTCCTTGGGGTCGGTGAGCAGTTCCGCCCGCAGGCGGTCGTTCTCCGCCGGGTCCGCGCCGCGTGCGCGGGTGCCCGCGAGCGGCTGGGTGCTGACGCGGCCGTCCTCGCCGACCTCCAGGACGGTCTCCGGGCTGAATCCGGCCGCCCGGTAGCCGCCGAGGTCCAGCAGGTAGGAGCGGGCCGGGGTGTTGGCCCGGCGACCGGCGAGATAGGTGGCGGGGAAGTCCACGGGCGTGCCGGCGGGCAGCGGGATCTTCCGGGAGAGGACTGCTTTCTCCAGGAGGCCCGCGCGGATGTCCTCGACCGTTCGGGCCACCGCACTGCCGTAGGCGTCGGTGCCGGCGGCGATGATGTCCTCGGATGTCTCCGGCGTCGTCCCGTCGGGTGCGGGCTGTCGTGCCGGTAATAACTCCGCGAGCAGGTCGGCGGCCTCGCGGAGCCACGCGTCGTCCACCGCGCGGACCACGGTCCGGTCGCCGGTGAGGGTGACCTCGACGGACGGGACCAGCGCGTGCAGCAGCGGCCCGTCGCCGGTGACCGCGGGGTCGGCGTGGAGGAGGTGGGCGAGTTCGAAGGCCGCCCAGCCGTAGAAGTGGCGTCCGCCGCCGCGTGCGCCGTGCGCGTCGTCCGCGTCGGACAGGGCGCGCAGCGCCGCCGCGAACGCCGTCAGCGGGCTGCCGTCGGTGCGGGAGTTCCAGGTCCGTCCCGCCGCCCGCGCGGTGACGGCGTCCGCGTGCGCGGTGAGGCTGACGGCGGAGCCCGCCGCGAAGTGCCAGACGCCGCCCTCCCCCTCGTACACCACGTACTGGTCGGCGAGAGCGGCCCGGGCGAGGCGAGTTGCCGTGGCCGCGGCGTCGTTGCTGGGTTCCAGGGTGCTCGCGGAGACGAGCGGTGGGACGGAACCCGCCCACGAGTCCCAGGTGTTCCGGGGGCCGTTGTTCATCGCGTCGTGCCTTCCTCGTGCCGCTGCCGCTGGGTCCGGTGGAGCGCTGGTGCCGGGTGCGAGGTCACGGGCGTGCCGCCGCCAGCCGTCAGACCGGGTCCGCCGGTGCCAGAAGGAGGCGTACGTGCCGCCTCCCGTGACCGGGTCGTGGTGCGTGCCGCGTTCGGTGATCCCGCCGTCCTCCAGAACGAGGATATGGTCCGCTACGGCGATCCGGCCGAGGCCGTACGTGCGCACCAGGCCGGAGAGCCGTTCCTGCTCTCCGGGCGAGTCGAGGTTCACCGTCGCTCCCACGCGCACCGCAAGCCACAGGAACTCGATGTCCTCGGGACACGTGGCCCTGACGCGGTCTCCGGTGAACCCGCAGCCCAGTGCGTGCCTCAGCCCCTCCGGGGGCGCGACGTCGAGGCCGACGGCCGCCGGGTCCTCGGCCGTCGGCCTCCGCACAAGGCGCTGGGCCGGTTCGCCTTGTGCGCGAAGTACACACGTCCGGCCAGGTGGTGGCGGTGGACGACGCGGAAGCCGGCGGCGTCCTCGGCGACGGTCCCGGGGAGCAGCACGTTGAGGAGCGACCCCGGCGCGTCGACGAGCGAGTGCGGGAAGAGCCGGTCCGCCGGCAACCCGGCGAGCGGCGGATCCACCCTCGGTCTCAGACGCAAGGGCGCGTACACGTGAGATCCCTCCCCGTGCCGGCCGACCGTCGTTGCGGTGTTCGTTCGGGGGCAGTCGTCTCCGGGTGCACGCGCCCTCAAGCCCCCTGCGCGGGCCCCGGGACGGCGTCCCGTGCTCAGGAGGGGGTGGTGAGTACGCGGTTGAGCGCGCCGCCGGGGCGGCTCGTGAGCTCCTCCCAGGTTCCCTCTTCCGTGATGCGCCCCTTCTCGAGGACGGCGATGCGGTCGGCACGGCGGATGGTGGCCGGCCGGTGGGCGATGACGATCGTGGTGCGGCCCTCCTCCCGCAGCGCGGCGGCGAGCTGGGCGTCGCCGGTGTTGTCCAGGTGGGCGGTGGACTCGTCGAGGACGAGGACGCGCGGGCGTACCAGCAGCGCACGGGCGAGGGCGATGCGGGCCCGCTGGCCTCCCGAGAGGGTCGCGCCGCGCTCCCCGACGAGGGTGTCCATCGCGGCGATCCGGTCGACGCCGCACCGGCGCGCTGTCGTGGCGAGCAGGTCGTCGTCCGCTTCGGGTGCGGCGAGCCGCAGGTTCTCGGCGAGGGTGCCGTGGAAGAGGGGCGTCTCCTGTCCCACGAGGACGACCGCACGCCGCAGTTCGGGGTCGCTCACGTCCCGGACGTCCACGGGGTCGCCGTGGGCGGACACCAGCTGGACCGCTCCCCCGGAGGGGTCCCAGAACCGGGCCAGCAGGTGGGCGCAGGTCGACTTGCCGGCTCCCGAGGCACCGACCAGGGCGAGTGTCTCACCCGGGGGGACGGTCAGGTCGACGCCGTCCAGCACGGGCTGTCCGCCGTAGTCGAACCGCACGCCGTGCAGCCGGACGCCCAGCGGACCGGGCGGCAGGGAGCGGGGAGCGGCGGGCGGCGGGGCGAGGGCGGGGGCCTCGACGGCCGCGCCGACACGGGAGGCCGCGGCGCGCAGGGCCACGGCCTGGCTCAAGGCGCGCGCCGACTCCGCGACCGGACCGAGGACGGACAGGGCCAGAGCCATCGCCGCCGGGGCCCATGCGCCGTGCAGCCGTCCGGAGGTCACGGACTGCGCCGCCGCGGCGACCACGCCGAGGACGGCGGCCACGATGAGGAGGTCGCGGACCGATGCGGCGGCCGCCTCCCAGGTGGCCTCGGCGCGCTGGGCGTCGCCCACCTGCCGCCCTCGCTCCGCCAGCGTGCGGCGGCGTTCCGCGAGCCGGCCGAAGGCGAGCAGTTCGCGCAGTCCGTCGACGGTCTCCACCGTGTCGGCCGACAGCCCCGCCGTGGCCGTCCGGGTGCGGCCGCCGCGTGCCGCGCGTTCGCGCGCGTCGGCGAAGGGCGCCGTGGCGAGCAGGGCCGCGACCGGCAGTACGGCCGCCAGCAGCCACGGTTCCACCACGGCGAGGACCAGGGAGCCCCCGGTGAAAATGCTTCCTGACGCCAGCAGTTGGGCGGTGGTGTGGGCGTAGAAGAACTCCAGCGCCTCCACGTCGGCCATGGCGGTGGCGGCGAGGTCGCCGCTGCGCCGGCCCGCGATGCGGGCGGGCGCGCTGCGGGCGAGTCCGTCGAAGACGCGCACCCGCAGCACGGCCAGCACCCGGTAGGCCAGGTCGTGCGAGAGGTCCATCTCCCGCCAGGTCGTCAGGGCGCGCACGAGGACAAGGGCGACGAGCGCGGTGACGGTGGCGGCCGAGGGGGCGCGCCCTTCGGTGGCGGCGGTACCCACGGTGTGCGCGGCCAGGGTCACCAGCGCGACGAGGGAGCCCTGTTCGAGGAGGGCGGCGGCGCAGGTGCGGGCCGTCATGGCGCGGTGCGCGGCGAGGGCGGGGAGGAGGGCCCGCAGCGCGCCTCGCGCGGGTACGTCCGCTGCGGAGGGGGCGGCGGTGGCGGTGGCGTTGCTCATGCGGCGAGTTCTCCTCGGTGGGCGCGGCCGGCGTCGACGAGCCGCGCGTAGACGCCGCCGGCCTCGACCAGGCCGGCGTGCTCGCCGACGGCGTCCACCCGCCCTTCGTCGAGGACGACGATGCGGTCGGCGTGCCGGACGGCGGCCAGCCGGTGGGCGACCACCAGGACGGTCCGGCCGCTCGCGGCGTTCATCAGTTCCCGGAGGATGTCCGCTTCGCGGCGCTCGTCGACCGCGCTGGTGGCCTCGTCGAGGACCAGCACCGGGGCGTCCGCGAGCAGGGCACGCGCGAGGGCGAGACGCTGGCGCTGGCCGCCCGACAGGGTGGCGCCGCGCTCACCGAGGACGGTGGCGTAGCCGTCGGGGAGGGCGGATATCTCGTCGTGGACCCCGGCGACGCGCGCCGCCCGGGTCAGCTCGTCGTCCGTGGCGCCGGGCCGGGCCAGGCGCAGGTTGTCGGCGATGGTGGCGTGGAAGAGGTACGTCTCCTGCGAGACGACGGCGATGCCCTGCCGCAGCGAGTCGAGCGCGTACGCGGTCGTGGGGCGCCCGTCGAGCGTGATCCTGCCCTCCTGCGGGTCGTGGTGGCGCAGGAGCAGGGCCAGCAGCGTGGACTTGCCCGCGCCGGAGGGGCCGACGATCGCCGTCGTCCGTCCCGCCTGTGCGGTGAAGGAGACGCCGTCGAGGGCGGGCGCCGGTGTGCCGTCGTAGGCGAACCGGACGTCGTCGAAGCGCACTTCGGGCGGGGTCGTCCAGCGGGCGGGGGTCTCTCCGGTGTCGGGGACGGCCGGCTCGGCGGTGCGCAGGGCCGCGAGGCCGTCCGCGGCCGACACGCCCAGGTATCCGGCGTGCCATTCGCGGGCCAGGTCGCGGACCGGCCGGAAGCACTCGGAGGCCAGCAGCAGCACCAGGTAGGTGCCGGTCGCCGCGGTGGATCCGGTGACGGACGACCAGCACGCCAGGAGCGCGGCGGCGACGGTGCCGCCCTGGATGGCGAGGTCGGTGATGGCGGTGTCGACCAGGGACACCCGCAGTTTGGCGACGGTCGCCCGGTGCAGCGCGGCGGACCGCTCCTCAAGGCGTGCGCGGGTGCGCCCGACGGCGCCGGCGGCACGGAGGGCGGGCATGCCCTGGAGCGCCTCCAGGTAGTCGGCGCCGAGCCCTTCGTAGGTGTCCCAGTGCTCCTTGCCGCGGGCGGCCAGGAGCCGGTCCCAGGCGCGCGGCCCGGCGAGGGCCAGCAGCAGGGCGGGGACCAGGCCGAGGAGTGCCCACGGTTCGACCACGGCCAGCGCGGCCAGTGCCAGCGGCGGCACGGTGAGGGTGACCAGGAGTTGGGGCAGGTAGCGGGAGACGTACGCGTCGACGCCCTCCACCCCGTCGACGAGGGTGGTGCGTACGGCTCCGGCCCTCGCGGTGGTCAGGTGTGCGGGCCCCAA includes:
- a CDS encoding DJ-1/PfpI family protein, with the protein product MTTYGILLFDSAQELDFTGPWEVFTTSSGLRDGRDDVLLVAERSAPVRCSQGMRVLPDHTLGDHPPLDVVLVPGGSGAREVEPYNERVTGWLTDTAARATWVVGVCTGTFLLHAAGPARTRRVATHWQYEEALEGRGDVTVVRGARYVVDGNLLTSQGVSAGIDSALWLVGHLHGREHARAVRRALQYDPAPPYLADEPLLPSVTDREVEHRPR
- a CDS encoding DJ-1/PfpI family protein, coding for MNRRTLLHAGTALGAATLTAGAATRADAAVSAAPGRDRPLRVHVVMFDGVEELDFAAPYEVFSASGHFAEREAEVRYVTLDGPRTVEAAYGTRLRVDNGWAPEGADLLVVPGGGYARREDPGVWAEIRRGSLPRALAAATRPGLTVSALCTGVMLLSAAGLTSGRPCTTHHRARADLERQGGVLKNARVVDDGDLVTAGGVTSGLDLALWLVRRELGADAAVGLEEMLEYEARGTVWTARSSR
- a CDS encoding protein kilB — encoded protein: MKWRPNALLTLLGGIVTSALQTRATRSVRDAERDDRRRDAQLAAVTALVAAIGDHRRAMWRREDLRLAGADADTLAAARSQSHITRSAVTAPLVSVPVLVPDLAEVATAAARAAFGIRQAMDADELAALRQTAIDASDQLVKAASRRLS
- the rpmF gene encoding 50S ribosomal protein L32 → MAVPKRKMSRSNTRHRRAQWKATTPQLVTVTVDGVPYRVPQRLAKAYERGLLRPGD
- a CDS encoding GTP-binding protein, which produces MTHAPSPRLPVTVLSGFLGAGKTTLLNHVLANREGLRVAVIVNDMSEVNIDAALVRGGEAALSRTEERLVEMTNGCICCTLRDDLLEEVDRLAREGRFDYLLIESSGISEPMPVAATFAFARDDGATLGDLARLDTMVTVVDAANFLPELAGGDELAERGLDQYQDDERTVSDLLMDQIEFADVIVLNKLDLVDAASADRLRATLARLNPAARIVPAVRGRVPPAEVLGTARFDLERAQQAPGWVRELNGDHVPETEEYGISSTVFRSAAPFHPGRLWTFVTEALDSGAHGRVLRSKGFFTLASRPRVTGLWSQAGSVARFEPSSARDADSPHAQELVFIGTHLNAESLRAALADCLMREDEAPPATDPFPAWDTYGFDESCAHEHDPLTTVTGH
- a CDS encoding salicylate synthase, which translates into the protein MNNGPRNTWDSWAGSVPPLVSASTLEPSNDAAATATRLARAALADQYVVYEGEGGVWHFAAGSAVSLTAHADAVTARAAGRTWNSRTDGSPLTAFAAALRALSDADDAHGARGGGRHFYGWAAFELAHLLHADPAVTGDGPLLHALVPSVEVTLTGDRTVVRAVDDAWLREAADLLAELLPARQPAPDGTTPETSEDIIAAGTDAYGSAVARTVEDIRAGLLEKAVLSRKIPLPAGTPVDFPATYLAGRRANTPARSYLLDLGGYRAAGFSPETVLEVGEDGRVSTQPLAGTRARGADPAENDRLRAELLTDPKEIHEHAVSVRLAWDEMAAVCRPGSVVVEEFMAVRPRGPVQHLASRVTGRLREDAGPWDAFASLFPAITATGVSKRAALQALARHEQGPRGLYGGAVFRGSTGGALDAALVLRTLIGEGDGTWLRAGAGVTAQSSPEREIEETCEKLRSVAPHLRFTAD
- a CDS encoding ABC transporter ATP-binding protein → MSNATATAAPSAADVPARGALRALLPALAAHRAMTARTCAAALLEQGSLVALVTLAAHTVGTAATEGRAPSAATVTALVALVLVRALTTWREMDLSHDLAYRVLAVLRVRVFDGLARSAPARIAGRRSGDLAATAMADVEALEFFYAHTTAQLLASGSIFTGGSLVLAVVEPWLLAAVLPVAALLATAPFADARERAARGGRTRTATAGLSADTVETVDGLRELLAFGRLAERRRTLAERGRQVGDAQRAEATWEAAAASVRDLLIVAAVLGVVAAAAQSVTSGRLHGAWAPAAMALALSVLGPVAESARALSQAVALRAAASRVGAAVEAPALAPPPAAPRSLPPGPLGVRLHGVRFDYGGQPVLDGVDLTVPPGETLALVGASGAGKSTCAHLLARFWDPSGGAVQLVSAHGDPVDVRDVSDPELRRAVVLVGQETPLFHGTLAENLRLAAPEADDDLLATTARRCGVDRIAAMDTLVGERGATLSGGQRARIALARALLVRPRVLVLDESTAHLDNTGDAQLAAALREEGRTTIVIAHRPATIRRADRIAVLEKGRITEEGTWEELTSRPGGALNRVLTTPS
- a CDS encoding ABC transporter ATP-binding protein gives rise to the protein MIVHPELHRAAGHARRPLLAATLLQGAVTLTHLAQAALLALALAHLARGDTGRLPWLLTAVLAVVAARAGLALWQRHAATRAGARVRVALRDELLAHLGRLGPAHLTTARAGAVRTTLVDGVEGVDAYVSRYLPQLLVTLTVPPLALAALAVVEPWALLGLVPALLLALAGPRAWDRLLAARGKEHWDTYEGLGADYLEALQGMPALRAAGAVGRTRARLEERSAALHRATVAKLRVSLVDTAITDLAIQGGTVAAALLACWSSVTGSTAATGTYLVLLLASECFRPVRDLAREWHAGYLGVSAADGLAALRTAEPAVPDTGETPARWTTPPEVRFDDVRFAYDGTPAPALDGVSFTAQAGRTTAIVGPSGAGKSTLLALLLRHHDPQEGRITLDGRPTTAYALDSLRQGIAVVSQETYLFHATIADNLRLARPGATDDELTRAARVAGVHDEISALPDGYATVLGERGATLSGGQRQRLALARALLADAPVLVLDEATSAVDERREADILRELMNAASGRTVLVVAHRLAAVRHADRIVVLDEGRVDAVGEHAGLVEAGGVYARLVDAGRAHRGELAA